The following are encoded together in the Tripterygium wilfordii isolate XIE 37 chromosome 3, ASM1340144v1, whole genome shotgun sequence genome:
- the LOC119995513 gene encoding uncharacterized protein LOC119995513, with protein MNFSGQLVHQALLRQVVTSAKEESGVILFRFKFAGKRATFSITEFALIIGLLCGDVPPLSSLIDTSVHRIRDLYFGGNKSIGRNKLDEVFMSCDPEPGKEEDVLKLALVYFLESVLLPRERSRNIDIQWLQLVDNVNVFNKYPWGSVSYARTAKSLASVMIWLYEALEVHDTLVPTDLELGQEYLSSIGSPKLKEMTNVVGSSKTKKKSSKKKSNVAAESNVVVDAFENLFGDEDNNRHNPEIEREDDPMGRVIEKLLGMKKVLIEQKKINRLVRNEVTTYFDAFFQSVEDNMKTLVEFRIGTNMEVDDEVLSDEIEPQNKGMENKENDVKEEEDKVEENEEKVENEKKEDDVVQVKENEEKEPEQEEEEEEEVEKEEAGVQIKENEEKKEKDENEEAVVGRNDAELSSMELEAVDELLELSKHRFTPEKINKDSEGVEEIRESQFPTATPGGTRKYTRNKNKRAKRPGPQTKTPFTSPSFKRRKLMVENETVNPLTDAPILQLKRAYPKEWARDLLAFMKDNTLESKLISWEPCQVDKNWFVDAIRPETWLSDNHLDVAMYHIRRRIANNPEVFKKKSAVLGSFFFVRVMQAFILFNESKDCSWDNDNLILDYVIGESPVKSVSWSNVDYVYFPANFNNAHWVAVEMILGERQINVYDSLTSCTKIPKFSELMQPLKLMMPYILRAAALNDENLSPWKLKRVSSCPQQNNGGDCGMFTIKFIEVLTASMPVSLITQEDMVFYRKKFTMEAWDGEFLM; from the exons ATGAATTTCTCTGGCCAGTTGGTACATCAAGCTCTACTACGACAAGTTGTAACCTCTGCTAAAGAAGAATCTGGTGTGATATTATTCAGGTTCAAATTTGCTGGAAAGAGGGCAACATTTTCTATTACTGAATTTGCTCTTATCATTGGTTTGTTATGTGGTGATGTCCCTCCCCTGTCTAGCTTGATTGACACTTCTGTGCATAGGATTAGGGACTTGTATTTTGGTGGAAATAAGAGCATTGGTAGAAATAAGTTAGATGAAGTTTTCATGAGTTGTGATCCTGAACCTGGAAAGGAAGAAGATGTGTTGAAGCTAGCTCTGGTATATTTTTTGGAGTCTGTTTTACTGCCTAGGGAGCGTAGTAGGAATATAGATATCCAGTGGTTGCAATTGGTTGATAATGTTAATGTGTTTAATAAGTATCCATGGGGATCTGTGAGCTATGCACGTACTGCAAAGTCTCTTGCATCTGTCATG ATATGGCTTTATGAAGCG CTAGAAGTGCATGATACGCTTGTCCCTACTGATTTAGAGTTAGGGCAGGAATATTTGAGTAGTATTGGGAGCCCCAAGTTAAAGGAGATGACCAATGTTGTGGGGAGCtccaagacaaagaaaaagagctcaaagaagaagagcaatgTAGCGGCTGAGAGCAATGTTGTTGTGGATGCGTTTGAGAATTTGTTTGGAGATGAGGACAATAATCGCCACAACCCTGAGATTGAGCGAGAGGATGATCCAATGGGAAGA GTTATTGAGAAGTTACTTGGGATGAAAAAGGTGTTGATTGagcagaaaaaaataaataggttGGTGAGGAATGAGGTTACAActtattttgatgcatttttcCAATCTGTGGAGGATAATATGAAGACACTAGTGGAATTTAGAATAGGAACTAACATGGAGGTGGATGATGAGGTTCTAAGTGATGAGATTGAACCTCAAAACAAGGGGATGGAGAATAAGGAGAATGAtgtgaaggaggaggaggataaggtggaggaaaatgaggaaaagGTGGAAAATGAGAAGAAGGAGGATGACGTAGTTCAAGTAAAAGAGAACGAGGAGAAGGAGCCGGagcaggaggag gaggaggaggaggaggtggagaaggAAGAAGCTGGAGTTCAAATAAAGGAGAATgaggagaagaaggaaaaggatgAGAATGAGGAGGCTGTAGTTGGAAGAAATGATGCGGAGTTGTCAAGTATGGAGCTGGAAGCTGTGGATGAACTATTAGAGCTTTCAAAGCATCGATTTACACCAGAGAAGATAAACAAGGACTCTGAAGGAGTGGAGGAGATTAGAGAGTCTCAGTTTCCCACAGCTACACCAGGTGGGACACGCAAATATACCAGAAATAAGAATAAGCGTGCGAAGAGGCCTGGACCACAAACGAAAACACCATTTACCTCCCCCAGCTTCAAGAGGAGGAAACTTATGGTGGAAAATGAGACAGTTAATCCATTGACAGATGCTCCAATATTACAGTTGAAGCGAGCGTATCCAAAGGAATGGGCACGCGATTTACTTGCTTTCATGAAAGATAATACACTTGAAAGTAAGTTGATAAGTTGGGAGCCATGTCAAGTAGACAAGAATTGGTTTGTGGATGCCATCAGACCAGAAACCTGGTTATCAGACAAT CACCTTGATGTGGCAATGTACCATATTCGTAGAAGGATTGCCAATAACCCTGAAGTTTTTAAGAAGAAGTCTGCAGTGCTCGGCAGTTTTTTCTTT GTCCGGGTTATGCAAGCTTTCATACTTTTCAATGAAAGCAAGGATTGTTCTTGGGACAATGATAATCTGATTTTGGACTATGTAATAGGAGAGAGTCCAGTGAAATCTGTGTCTTGGTCTAACGTAGACTACGTTTACTTCCCTGCCAACTTCAACAATGCACATTGGGTGGCTGTAGAGATGATCTTGGGGGAAAGACAGATTAACGTGTATGACTCGCTTACAAGCTgcacaaaaattccaaaatttaGTGAATTAATGCAACCCTTGAAGTTGATGATGCCATACATATTAAGAGCAGCTGCGTTAAATGATGAAAATCTCTCTCCCTGGAAACTTAAAAGGGTATCGTCCTGCCCTCAGCAAAATAATGg AGGAGATTGTGGCATGTTCACCATCAAGTTCATTGAAGTATTAACTGCAAGCATGCCAGTTAGTCTGATAACTCAAGAGGACATGGTATTCTACAGGAAAAAGTTCACTATGGAGGCATGGGACGGAGAATTTTTAATGTAG
- the LOC119995693 gene encoding uncharacterized protein LOC119995693, translating to MWLTSSNIVQFKNHTDNDTEDDLARAASGARSYVENSKVNESVLLMKFYSLSSRVVNYLLSDRDGKELDLPFEVNDEELQIILFPISTFVLGRSGTRKTMVLTMKLFERERLHLTVLGILHGVQSDSLLHGKQKIEVGEDVEETKRDSLRQIFVTVSPKLCHAVKQHVSHLKSSLYGGNSSTDSSSVDMDDFD from the exons ATGTGGTTAACATCCTCTAATATTGTCCAGTTCAAGAATCATACTGACAATGATACTGAGGATGATTTAGCTAGAGCTGCTTCTGGAGCTAGAAGTTATGTTGAGAATTCAAAGGTCAATGAGAGTGTGTTGCTGATGAAGTTCTATTCCTTGTCTTCTAGAGTAGTTAACTATTTGCTCTCTGACCGTGATGGTAAAGAATTAGATCTAccatttgaagtgaatgatgaAGAATTGCAGATAATTCTTTTCCCAATAAGCACCTTCGTACTCGGTCGTTCAGGTACTAGAAAAACTATGGTTTTGACCATGAAGTTATTTGAAAGAGAACGGCTGCACCTCACGGTGCTGGGAATATTACATGGTGTCCAAAGCGATTCACTTCTGCATGGTAAACAGAAAATTGAGGTTGGTGAGGATGTTGAAGAGACAAAAAGGGACAGCTTGCGGCAAATTTTTGTGACTGTCAGTCCTAAACTCTGTCATGCAGTCAAGCAACATGTTTCTCACTTGAAAAG CTCTTTGTATGGGGGAAATTCTTCGACAGATAGCAGTTCTGTTGACATGGATGATTTTGATTAA
- the LOC119995512 gene encoding uncharacterized protein LOC119995512, which produces MPEDSFSYLPHYCAELEKNNPGSITYIESDHEKKVKYFFMALDASLRGFQSAMRPVIAVDGTHLRGKYMGTLFVAAAQDDNKKIYPVAFGIGDSENNASWEWFFEKLRVALALEDFSKLSLISDRHKSIERGVSLVFPESYHGHCMHHVKQNMKAKKIDDVVFPIYFKVTKAYRISDFEHLMTQIRAFEGGKAYKYLEDAGFDKWSRAHFPGYRYSILTTNIAESMNDALRDVRGLPITALVEQLRSLIQRWLHERRTKAASITSQLCKKVEKKMTKRNERALRMLVEPISHIEFYVQDGFEDGEVNFHDKTCTCRKFQMQQLSCIHALAACRFRNVTVHSLCSRYYTNEAIMVAYAELIYTVSLENQRIASQDRVLLPPDTRRSRGRPRERRILSAGETVAVRLCGRCVNKCLTKENICVTKKIHARLKNMNARLKKTDDRLQNINTRLKKTDDQL; this is translated from the exons ATGCCTGAAGATTCCTTTTCTTACTTGCCACACTATTGTGCCGAGTTAGAGAAGAATAATCCTGGTTCGATAACTTATATAGAGTCCGATCACGAGAAAAAggttaaatattttttcatggcTCTCGATGCTTCGTTACGAGGATTTCAGAGTGCAATGCGACCTGTCATCGCCGTTGATGGTACTCACCTAAGGGGCAAGTACATGGGCACGCTCTTTGTTGCCGCTGCTCAAGATGACAACAAGAAAATTTATCCAGTGGCTTTTGGGATTGGAGATTCAGAGAATAATGCATCTTGGGAATGGTTTTTCGAGAAATTGCGAGTTGCACTTGCACTTGAAGATTTCTCAAAACTATCATTGATATCGGATAGGCATAAAAGTATTGAGAGAGGTGTTTCACTTGTATTTCCGGAATCTTATCATGGGCACTGCATGCACCATGTCAAACAGAACATGAAggccaaaaaaattgatgatgtcGTGTTTCCCATATATTTTAAGGTAACAAAGGCTTACCGTATTTCAGATTTTGAACATCTAATGACACAGATCCGTGCTTTTGAAGGTGGCAAGGCATATAAATATCTAGAGGATGCCGGATTCGATAAGTGGTCTCGTGCACATTTTCCCGGATATAGGTATAGTATACTCACTACCAACATTGCAGAAAGTATGAATGATGCACTACGTGATGTGCGGGGTCTTCCAATAACAGCGTTGGTTGAGCAATTGAGATCCTTAATTCAAAGGTGGCTTCATGAGCGTCGTACAAAAGCGGCATCCATAACGTCCCAATTGTGCAAGAaggttgagaaaaaaatgacaaagcgAAATGAAAGGGCTTTACGTATGTTGGTTGAACCAATAAGTCATATCGAGTTCTATGTACAGGATGGCTTCGAAGATGGCGAGGTGAACTTTCATGACAAAACATGCACGTGCAGAAAGTTTCAAATGCAACAATTGTCGTGCATTCATGCATTGGCTGCTTGTCGATTTAGAAATGTCACTGTACATTCTTTGTGTTCACGGTATTACACCAATGAAGCTATTATGGTGGCTTATGCAGAACTGATATACACAGTATCTCTTGAAAATCAACGCATAGCAAGCCAAGATAGAGTTTTATTACCGCCAGATACAAGACGATCGAGAGGGAGACCAAGAGAGCGAAGAATACTATCAGCTGGTGAAACAGTGGCAGTTAGACTTTGTGGACGAT GTGTGAACAAATGCTTGACTAAAGAAAACATATGTGTGACTAAGAAAATACATGCTCGACTAAAGAACATGAATGCTCGGCTAAAGAAAACAGATGATCGACTACAGAACATCAATACTCGACTAAAGAAAACAGATGATCAACTATAG